The following are encoded together in the Flavihumibacter fluvii genome:
- a CDS encoding 2-oxoacid:acceptor oxidoreductase subunit alpha — protein MIRKEEILPEVVIKFAGDSGDGMQLTGTQFTNNTAMMGIDLATFPDFPAEIRAPQGTIPGVSGYQLRFSSDRIFTPGDECDILVAMNAAALKTNLKSLKKGGKIIANTDGFDAKNLRLANYPEGVNPIENDSLGNYELIKMDVTKMTREALKDFTLGIKEKDRAKNMFVLGFLYWMYNRDMDSSIKFLTDKFGKKPELLNSNIKALQAGYNYGDTTETFTTRYKVEKATMEPGQYRNIMGNQALSYGLIAASQKSGLPIFLGTYPITPASDILHELSKYKSFGIRTFQAEDEIAGISAAIGAAYGGSLGVTTTSGPGMALKTEAMGLAVMLEIPLLIINIQRGGPSTGLPTKTEQSDLLQAYYGRNGECPMPVISASTPSDCFDAIYEAVRIAVQHMTPVIFLSDGYIANGAEPWKFPISVDLPPIQVTFKTELGVGEEKFQPYLRDEKLVRPWAVPGTPGLEHRVGGLEKQNNTGNISYDPDNHQLMVKIRQEKIDRIANYIPEQKLDSGPEKGQILVLGWGSTYGAIKSAVHEMQEQGYAISHAHLRHMRPFPRNLGDILKNFDQVLIPEINNGQLVKIIRDQFLVDARAYNKIMGIPITKTELIQKLKEMLGGLN, from the coding sequence ATGATTCGTAAAGAAGAAATCCTACCAGAAGTAGTTATCAAATTTGCCGGCGATAGCGGCGATGGAATGCAATTGACCGGCACCCAATTCACCAATAATACTGCCATGATGGGCATCGATCTGGCAACCTTCCCTGATTTCCCCGCAGAGATCCGGGCGCCGCAGGGCACCATCCCTGGGGTTAGTGGTTATCAGCTACGGTTTTCGAGTGACCGGATATTTACCCCTGGCGATGAGTGCGATATCCTTGTAGCGATGAATGCCGCTGCATTAAAGACCAACCTGAAGAGCTTGAAGAAAGGCGGTAAAATCATAGCCAATACTGATGGTTTTGACGCAAAAAACCTCCGCCTCGCTAATTATCCGGAAGGTGTTAATCCTATTGAAAACGACAGCCTGGGTAATTATGAGCTGATCAAAATGGATGTTACCAAAATGACCCGTGAAGCATTGAAAGACTTCACACTGGGCATCAAGGAGAAAGACAGGGCCAAGAATATGTTTGTGCTGGGCTTCCTGTATTGGATGTATAACCGGGACATGGATAGCAGTATCAAATTCCTAACTGATAAATTCGGGAAAAAACCGGAACTGCTAAACAGTAATATCAAAGCCCTTCAAGCCGGCTATAATTACGGAGATACCACGGAAACTTTCACTACGCGCTATAAGGTTGAAAAGGCCACAATGGAGCCTGGCCAATATCGCAACATCATGGGTAATCAGGCACTTTCCTACGGATTGATAGCTGCCAGTCAAAAAAGTGGGTTGCCCATTTTTTTGGGAACTTACCCGATTACACCTGCCTCTGATATATTACATGAGTTAAGTAAGTATAAAAGTTTTGGTATCCGCACCTTCCAGGCAGAAGATGAAATTGCTGGGATTTCTGCTGCAATCGGTGCCGCTTATGGCGGAAGCCTTGGCGTAACTACCACTTCCGGACCGGGAATGGCTCTGAAAACAGAAGCCATGGGCCTGGCCGTAATGTTGGAGATCCCCCTCCTGATCATTAATATCCAGCGTGGTGGGCCGTCAACCGGATTACCAACAAAAACAGAACAAAGCGACCTCCTTCAAGCCTATTATGGTAGAAACGGTGAATGTCCAATGCCTGTTATTTCTGCATCAACACCGAGCGATTGTTTTGATGCAATTTATGAGGCAGTCAGAATCGCCGTACAACACATGACCCCTGTAATATTTCTGAGTGACGGATATATTGCCAATGGTGCTGAGCCCTGGAAATTTCCAATCAGCGTCGACCTTCCCCCAATTCAGGTCACCTTCAAAACGGAATTAGGCGTTGGCGAAGAAAAATTCCAACCTTACCTGCGTGATGAAAAACTGGTTCGCCCATGGGCCGTTCCTGGCACACCGGGTCTTGAACACCGGGTAGGCGGATTAGAAAAACAAAATAATACAGGCAATATCAGTTATGATCCCGATAACCACCAATTGATGGTTAAGATCAGGCAGGAAAAGATAGACAGAATTGCCAACTATATTCCTGAACAAAAACTGGATAGTGGCCCGGAAAAAGGACAGATACTGGTTTTAGGATGGGGTTCAACCTATGGGGCTATTAAAAGTGCGGTACACGAAATGCAGGAACAAGGTTATGCCATAAGCCATGCCCACCTGCGGCACATGCGGCCATTCCCCCGAAATCTCGGGGACATCCTAAAAAATTTCGACCAGGTATTGATACCTGAAATCAACAACGGACAACTGGTAAAGATTATTCGAGACCAATTCCTTGTTGATGCTAGGGCCTATAATAAAATCATGGGCATTCCCATCACGAAAACTGAATTGATACAAAAACTTAAAGAAATGCTGGGTGGGTTGAATTAA